Proteins found in one Lycium ferocissimum isolate CSIRO_LF1 chromosome 6, AGI_CSIRO_Lferr_CH_V1, whole genome shotgun sequence genomic segment:
- the LOC132059198 gene encoding uncharacterized protein LOC132059198 isoform X1, whose protein sequence is MEGSVSVAMDDLGAPPESWEVADLDASMRRLILNSKNKDKDDDNSVNNNNNNQSELLDSSGSGSGGGVTEDVVNTVDQFLREALQNPRERLSVLRMEQDVEKFIRDPGRQQMEFQQLPTSYLRLAAHRVAQHYSLQSMVLLDNSLPDGSGSRIIVRKTSECRMPLIRLADIPVNLPQGDTGVVKVAIKQRPQKGSQLAGGNSNSSKGNSTKSVEERKEEYNRARARIFNSNSLSGSSNVKPETEPRSQDTFQYGPIGIPQLEEKASPAGGSDLSTGRCLIDSSTSSSRSARSRTEKEPVGRSKSYNKVAIFRDREIDRKDPDYDRSYDRYMQRFDPGFGFAGGPYTIQPMYAPAINYNTEFPQLGSAIRSPISAENQPRPLPQHIPGPWATPSAPGIGYGPAESMMPPPFSHNHISARSTSAIYLHSTQYPCQRPGMTFIHPHEQVHQPFSQSHQLQSHQLQPDGFGLARPR, encoded by the exons ATGGAGGGCTCTGTATCTGTTGCCATGGATGATCTTGGAGCCCCACCGGAATCATGGGAGGTAGCTGACTTGGATGCTAGTATGAGGCGCCTTATACTTAATTCCAAGAATAAGGATAAGGATGACGATAATTCtgtgaataataataataataatcaatcTGAGCTGCTTGATTCTTCGGGTTCGGGTTCGGGTGGTGGTGTGACGGAGGATGTGGTTAATACGGTGGATCAGTTTCTTCGTGAGGCTTTACAAAACCCTCGAGAGCGTCTTTCCG TTCTGAGGATGGAGCAAGACGTTGAAAAGTTCATCAGGGATCCCGGTCGACAACAGATGGAATTCCAACAGCTGCCGACCTCCTATTTGCGACTGGCTGCTCACCGTGTGGCACAACACTATTCACTACAATCAATGGTTTTGTTGGACAATAGTCTACCGGATGGCTCGGGTTCCAGAATTATTGTGCGCAAGACTTCTGAATGTCGGATGCCTTTGATTCGCTTGGCTGACATTCCGGTGAATTTGCCCCAAGGAGATACTGGTGTGGTTAAGGTTGCCATAAAGCAGAGGCCACAGAAAGGTTCACAGTTAGCAGGTGGTAATTCCAATTCATCAAAGGGAAATTCTACCAAAAGTGTTGAGGAAAGAAAGGAGGAATATAATAGGGCTCGAGCACGCATATTTAACTCTAATAGTTTAAGTGGGAGCTCAAATGTAAAGCCTGAAACTGAACCAAGGTCACAGGATACTTTCCAGTATGGTCCAATAGGCATACCACAGTTAGAAGAAAAAGCCAGTCCAGCTGGCGGTTCTGATTTGAGTACTGGGCGGTGTCTGATTGATTCTTCAACAAGTAGCAGTAGATCAGCTAGAAGTAGGACAGAAAAGGAGCCAGTTGGTAGGTCTAAATCTTATAATAAGGTGGCTATCTTTCGTGATCGGGAAATTGACAGGAAGGACCCTGATTATGACAGGAGTTATGACAG ATACATGCAAAGGTTTGATCCTGGGTTTGGATTTGCTGGTGGCCCATATACAATTCAGCCCATGTATGCTCCTGCAATTAACTACAACACTGAGTTTCCCCAGCTTGGATCTGCTATTCGGTCTCCCATATCCGCTGAAAACCAACCTCGTCCACTGCCGCAACATATACCTGGGCCTTGGGCAACACCATCGGCCCCTGGTATTGGTTATGGTCCAGCAGAGAGCATGATGCCTCCCCCTTTTAGTCACAATCATATTAGTGCACGCTCAACTTCAGCTATATATTTGCATTCAACCCAATATCCTTGTCAGCGTCCTGGAATGACTTTTATCCATCCTCACGAGCAGGTTCACCAACCCTTCTCACAG TCTCATCAACTACAGTCTCATCAACTACAACCTGATGGTTTTGGATTAGCCCGGCCCCGGTGA
- the LOC132059198 gene encoding uncharacterized protein LOC132059198 isoform X2: MEGSVSVAMDDLGAPPESWEVADLDASMRRLILNSKNKDKDDDNSVNNNNNNQSELLDSSGSGSGGGVTEDVVNTVDQFLREALQNPRERLSVLRMEQDVEKFIRDPGRQQMEFQQLPTSYLRLAAHRVAQHYSLQSMVLLDNSLPDGSGSRIIVRKTSECRMPLIRLADIPVNLPQGDTGVVKVAIKQRPQKGSQLAGGNSNSSKGNSTKSVEERKEEYNRARARIFNSNSLSGSSNVKPETEPRSQDTFQYGPIGIPQLEEKASPAGGSDLSTGRCLIDSSTSSSRSARSRTEKEPVGRSKSYNKVAIFRDREIDRKDPDYDRSYDRYMQRFDPGFGFAGGPYTIQPMYAPAINYNTEFPQLGSAIRSPISAENQPRPLPQHIPGPWATPSAPGIGYGPAESMMPPPFSHNHISARSTSAIYLHSTQYPCQRPGMTFIHPHEQVHQPFSQPHQSSKQKRNLVRDFE; this comes from the exons ATGGAGGGCTCTGTATCTGTTGCCATGGATGATCTTGGAGCCCCACCGGAATCATGGGAGGTAGCTGACTTGGATGCTAGTATGAGGCGCCTTATACTTAATTCCAAGAATAAGGATAAGGATGACGATAATTCtgtgaataataataataataatcaatcTGAGCTGCTTGATTCTTCGGGTTCGGGTTCGGGTGGTGGTGTGACGGAGGATGTGGTTAATACGGTGGATCAGTTTCTTCGTGAGGCTTTACAAAACCCTCGAGAGCGTCTTTCCG TTCTGAGGATGGAGCAAGACGTTGAAAAGTTCATCAGGGATCCCGGTCGACAACAGATGGAATTCCAACAGCTGCCGACCTCCTATTTGCGACTGGCTGCTCACCGTGTGGCACAACACTATTCACTACAATCAATGGTTTTGTTGGACAATAGTCTACCGGATGGCTCGGGTTCCAGAATTATTGTGCGCAAGACTTCTGAATGTCGGATGCCTTTGATTCGCTTGGCTGACATTCCGGTGAATTTGCCCCAAGGAGATACTGGTGTGGTTAAGGTTGCCATAAAGCAGAGGCCACAGAAAGGTTCACAGTTAGCAGGTGGTAATTCCAATTCATCAAAGGGAAATTCTACCAAAAGTGTTGAGGAAAGAAAGGAGGAATATAATAGGGCTCGAGCACGCATATTTAACTCTAATAGTTTAAGTGGGAGCTCAAATGTAAAGCCTGAAACTGAACCAAGGTCACAGGATACTTTCCAGTATGGTCCAATAGGCATACCACAGTTAGAAGAAAAAGCCAGTCCAGCTGGCGGTTCTGATTTGAGTACTGGGCGGTGTCTGATTGATTCTTCAACAAGTAGCAGTAGATCAGCTAGAAGTAGGACAGAAAAGGAGCCAGTTGGTAGGTCTAAATCTTATAATAAGGTGGCTATCTTTCGTGATCGGGAAATTGACAGGAAGGACCCTGATTATGACAGGAGTTATGACAG ATACATGCAAAGGTTTGATCCTGGGTTTGGATTTGCTGGTGGCCCATATACAATTCAGCCCATGTATGCTCCTGCAATTAACTACAACACTGAGTTTCCCCAGCTTGGATCTGCTATTCGGTCTCCCATATCCGCTGAAAACCAACCTCGTCCACTGCCGCAACATATACCTGGGCCTTGGGCAACACCATCGGCCCCTGGTATTGGTTATGGTCCAGCAGAGAGCATGATGCCTCCCCCTTTTAGTCACAATCATATTAGTGCACGCTCAACTTCAGCTATATATTTGCATTCAACCCAATATCCTTGTCAGCGTCCTGGAATGACTTTTATCCATCCTCACGAGCAGGTTCACCAACCCTTCTCACAG CCTCATCAAAGCTCCAAGCAGAAAAGAAACTTGGTTAGAGATTTCGAGTAA
- the LOC132059198 gene encoding uncharacterized protein LOC132059198 isoform X3 → MEGSVSVAMDDLGAPPESWEVADLDASMRRLILNSKNKDKDDDNSVNNNNNNQSELLDSSGSGSGGGVTEDVVNTVDQFLREALQNPRERLSVLRMEQDVEKFIRDPGRQQMEFQQLPTSYLRLAAHRVAQHYSLQSMVLLDNSLPDGSGSRIIVRKTSECRMPLIRLADIPVNLPQGDTGVVKVAIKQRPQKGSQLAGGNSNSSKGNSTKSVEERKEEYNRARARIFNSNSLSGSSNVKPETEPRSQDTFQYGPIGIPQLEEKASPAGGSDLSTGRCLIDSSTSSSRSARSRTEKEPVGRSKSYNKVAIFRDREIDRKDPDYDRSYDRYMQRFDPGFGFAGGPYTIQPMYAPAINYNTEFPQLGSAIRSPISAENQPRPLPQHIPGPWATPSAPGIGYGPAESMMPPPFSHNHISARSTSAIYLHSTQYPCQRPGMTFIHPHEQVHQPFSQSHQLQPDGFGLARPR, encoded by the exons ATGGAGGGCTCTGTATCTGTTGCCATGGATGATCTTGGAGCCCCACCGGAATCATGGGAGGTAGCTGACTTGGATGCTAGTATGAGGCGCCTTATACTTAATTCCAAGAATAAGGATAAGGATGACGATAATTCtgtgaataataataataataatcaatcTGAGCTGCTTGATTCTTCGGGTTCGGGTTCGGGTGGTGGTGTGACGGAGGATGTGGTTAATACGGTGGATCAGTTTCTTCGTGAGGCTTTACAAAACCCTCGAGAGCGTCTTTCCG TTCTGAGGATGGAGCAAGACGTTGAAAAGTTCATCAGGGATCCCGGTCGACAACAGATGGAATTCCAACAGCTGCCGACCTCCTATTTGCGACTGGCTGCTCACCGTGTGGCACAACACTATTCACTACAATCAATGGTTTTGTTGGACAATAGTCTACCGGATGGCTCGGGTTCCAGAATTATTGTGCGCAAGACTTCTGAATGTCGGATGCCTTTGATTCGCTTGGCTGACATTCCGGTGAATTTGCCCCAAGGAGATACTGGTGTGGTTAAGGTTGCCATAAAGCAGAGGCCACAGAAAGGTTCACAGTTAGCAGGTGGTAATTCCAATTCATCAAAGGGAAATTCTACCAAAAGTGTTGAGGAAAGAAAGGAGGAATATAATAGGGCTCGAGCACGCATATTTAACTCTAATAGTTTAAGTGGGAGCTCAAATGTAAAGCCTGAAACTGAACCAAGGTCACAGGATACTTTCCAGTATGGTCCAATAGGCATACCACAGTTAGAAGAAAAAGCCAGTCCAGCTGGCGGTTCTGATTTGAGTACTGGGCGGTGTCTGATTGATTCTTCAACAAGTAGCAGTAGATCAGCTAGAAGTAGGACAGAAAAGGAGCCAGTTGGTAGGTCTAAATCTTATAATAAGGTGGCTATCTTTCGTGATCGGGAAATTGACAGGAAGGACCCTGATTATGACAGGAGTTATGACAG ATACATGCAAAGGTTTGATCCTGGGTTTGGATTTGCTGGTGGCCCATATACAATTCAGCCCATGTATGCTCCTGCAATTAACTACAACACTGAGTTTCCCCAGCTTGGATCTGCTATTCGGTCTCCCATATCCGCTGAAAACCAACCTCGTCCACTGCCGCAACATATACCTGGGCCTTGGGCAACACCATCGGCCCCTGGTATTGGTTATGGTCCAGCAGAGAGCATGATGCCTCCCCCTTTTAGTCACAATCATATTAGTGCACGCTCAACTTCAGCTATATATTTGCATTCAACCCAATATCCTTGTCAGCGTCCTGGAATGACTTTTATCCATCCTCACGAGCAGGTTCACCAACCCTTCTCACAG TCTCATCAACTACAACCTGATGGTTTTGGATTAGCCCGGCCCCGGTGA
- the LOC132059201 gene encoding uncharacterized protein LOC132059201, producing MANQFNVPPVVFPSGGNPGPQQRRLPTAPFQPPKSSSTNPSIPFMSFDVGSAAASTSFSTPQFASTIGGGGGVGGTGFEDEPPLLEELGINTKQIYQKTLSILNPFRVKADLHEDADLSGPFIFLMAFGLFQLLAGKLHFGIILGWVIMASLFLYVVFNMLAGRNGNLDLYRCVSLIGYCMLPIVILSAISLFLPGGLVIKVVTGAFVIWSTRVCTRLVVELASCGDEHRGLIAYACFLIYMLFSLLVVF from the exons ATGGCTAATCAATTCAACGTGCCGCCGGTAGTTTTCCCGTCAGGCGGTAACCCAGGGCCACAACAACGGCGTCTTCCAACGGCACCGTTTCAACcaccaaaatcatcatcaacaaacCCTAGCATACCTTTTATGTCCTTCGATGTGGGGTCCGCTGCTGCTTCCACGTCATTCTCCACTCCACAATTCGCTTCCACAATCGGTGGCGGCGGCGGCGTTGGCGGCACGGGTTTCGAGGACGAACCGCCGTTGTTAGAGGAATTAGGGATTAATACTAAGCAAATTTACCAAAAGACCCTTTCGATTTTGAATCCGTTTAGGGTTAAAGCTGATCTACATGAAGATGCTGACTTATCTGGGCCGTTTATTTTTCTTATGGCGTTTGGGTTGTTTCAGTTGCTTGCTGGGAAGCTACATTTTGGGATTATATTGGGTTGGGTTATTATGGCTTCCTTGTTTCTCTATGTTGTGTTTAATATGCTCGCCGGCCGAAATGGTAATTTGGACTTGTACAG GTGTGTCAGCCTGATCGGATATTGTATGCTGCCTATTGTGATATTATCAGCGATCTCATTGTTTTTACCTGGCGGATTGGTCATCAAGGTGGTGACGGGAGCTTTTGTGATATGGTCCACGCGGGTTTGCACTAGGCTTGTGGTTGAACTGGCATCTTGTGGGGATGAGCATCGTGGGCTGATCGCGTATGCTTGTTTCTTAATTTACATGCTTTTCTCTTTGCTAGTGGTATTCTGA
- the LOC132059200 gene encoding probable aspartyl aminopeptidase, giving the protein MAAIARFQILQPYPLTKPCAFISKKFRQSRLSIVKNSHCRFGIHFRKFSVASPPLCSTSSDSIPESPESSESNTSIVGDLLDYLNESWTQFHATAEAKRQLIAAGFHLLKENEKWDLQPGGRYFFTRNMSSLVAFAIGKKYSIGNGFHVIAAHTDSPCLKLKPKSASTKSGYLMVNVQTYGGGLWHTWFDRDLSVAGRVILRADDGSFLHRLVKITRPLLRVPTLAIHLNRTVNQDGFKPNLETHLIPLLATKTENATADSTEKNNVSSSKDFHHPLLLQILSDELSCKIDDIVNVELNLCDTQPSCLGGANNEFIFSGRLDNLASSFCGLRALVDSCALPEDLSNENAIRMIALFDNEEVGSDSYQGAGAPTMFEAMRRITDCLSHQSAGESDFARAFRHSFLVSADMAHGVHPNFVDKHEEHHRPELQKGLVIKHNANQRYATSGVTSFLFKEVARLHSLPTQDFVVRNDMGCGSTIGPILASGVGVRTVDCGIAQLSMHSVREICGKEDIDIAYKHFKAFYQTFSSIDRKLNVD; this is encoded by the exons ATGGCGGCGATAGCTCGATTCCAAATCCTTCAACCATATCCATTAACCAAACCTTGTGCATTTATCTCAAAAAAATTCCGTCAATCTCGTCTCTCCATTGTCAAAAATTCCCACTGCCGGTTTGGGATTCATTTCCGTAAGTTCTCCGTCGCATCACCGCCACTCTGCTCCACCTCCTCCGACTCGATTCCCGAG AGCCCTGAAAGTTCTGAATCGAATACATCGATTGTTGGTGACCTGTTGGACTATTTGAATGAATCATGGACTCAGTTTCATGCTACAG CTGAAGCAAAAAGGCAACTAATTGCCGCTGGATTTCATCTGctgaaagaaaatgagaaatgggATCTGCAGCCTGGTGGGCGCTATTTCTTTACACGGAACATGTCCTCTTTGGTTGCATTTGCCATTGGAAAGAA GTATTCTATTGGCAATGGCTTTCACGTGATTGCTGCTCACACGGATAGCCCATGTTTAAAACTAAAGCCAAAGTCTGCATCAACCAAATCTGGCTATCTTATGGTCAATGTCCAAACATATGGTGGTGGGTTATGGCACACTTGGTTTGATCGGGATTTGAGTGTAGCTGGGAGGGTTATTCTAAGAGCTGATGATGGTTCCTTTCTGCACAGGCTTGTGAAAATAACGAGACCTCTTTTGCGAGTGCCTACATTGGCTATTCATCTTAATCG AACGGTGAATCAGGATGGATTTAAGCCAAACCTTGAGACTCACCTTATTCCACTACTGGCAACAAAGACAGAGAATGCAACTGCTGATTCCACAGAGAAAAATAATGTGTCTTCTTCAAAAGATTTTCATCATCCACTCCTTCTGCAG ATCTTGTCAGATGAGCTCAGCTGCAAAATTGATGACATAGTTAATGTTGAGTTAAATCTTTGTGATACCCAACCTAGCTGCCTTGGAGGTGCAAATAATGAGTTCATATTTTCTGGAAGACTGGATAATCTTGCATCGAGCTTCTGTGGTTTGAGAGCTCTGGTTGATTCATGTGCTTTGCCCGAAGATTTATCAAATGAGAATGCAATTCGGATGATCGCTCTTTTTGATAACGAAGAG GTTGGTTCAGATTCATACCAAGGAGCTGGTGCACCAACTATGTTTGAGGCAATGAGACGGATAACTGACTGTCTAAGTCATCAATCTGCTGGAGAATCTGATTTTGCCCGCGCGTTTCGCCACTCATTTCTTG TGTCTGCTGATATGGCTCATGGAGTTCACCCTAATTTTGTTGATAAGCATGAGGAGCACCATCGTCCAGAATTACAGAAGGGGCTTGTAATCAAGCATAATGCAAATCAACGTTATGCTACGAGTGGAGttacatcttttctttttaaagaagTTGCAAGACTCCACAGCCTTCCAACACAG GACTTTGTGGTGCGAAATGATATGGGATGTGGATCAACTATAGGTCCAATACTTGCTTCAGGAGTTGGAGTCCGTACTGTTGATTGTGGTATCGCTCAGTTATCCATGCACAG CGTGAGAGAGATATGTGGAAAGGAAGATATAGATATTGCATACAAGCACTTCAAGGCATTTTACCAGACATTCTCAAGCATAGACAGGAAGTTGAATGTGGATTGA